TTCAAAGGGGTTAAAGTGATTGCACTtacaagcaaataataataataataataataataataataataataataataaaattgcaatGTTAAAGAGTAAACAATCCGGATGAACACTTACACCTGTGGCTTCGACATCTTCAGTTGATTAAGAATATCCTTTTGGACGCGGGGGTTGGCTGTAGCTGTCAGGGCCATTATTGGAACGTTAGGAAACTTCTCGCGCAACTCATGTAATCTCTTAAAGTCTGGCCGGAAATCATGACCCcacttaagaaataaataaataggaaataaaaaaataaaaaaagtttgattaAATAAAGATAATGCAGCCAACATCACACCATCAAAATTGAGTTATGATACATATGCTATAACCTTTAGAATACTGATTTTTTCAACACTTGCTATATACacagtagaacctcatttatcAGCACCTCAATGTTCAAAAGAACGACTTGCAAGATTGAATGGCTTAAAGAAGCtgttacaggaaaaaaaacacacttctgtTGGtacgtattttttttaaatgtaagttaaaattacacagcaggctggtttatttagttttaaagttaaatatatatatagagagagaattgtattttttgtttgaaatcccagaaaactagcaacacttagctaccattatttaatatgaATGCGTGGAATAAGTGAGCGAATACCTTTTCATAATTCTAGCTGCTAGACACACAACTTAGTTTACAGGAATATGGTGAGCTCTGGTGAGCTGAATAGCTTATTCCCgtcataaaatgtcttatgatcttCTAGCgttgtagtatttttatttattttttattattttatttttggtaacagaaaaagctaGGGAAACGGGGTTGGAGGTGTATCGCATTTAGATTTTTCTAGGACCTATGCCCCAAATAAAACAAGGCAAAATGACCTGGCTGACACAATGGGCTTCATCAATGACAAATCGTGCCAGTAGCTTTCTTTCATACAGATTTTGAAGTGTACTGATCAGCCTGTTGCTTGCAGACAcctaaataaagaaaaagaacatGTAAGAATTAAAACAATATGTATCTCTACCCAAAATATAGGACATAGCTGCATAGTAGTAATAAGATTGTGCCTATTGGAAGTAGGGCAACCTGTAACTGTGTTTTAACAAATATGTACATATGCTTTACATACCTTCTCAGGGGTAGCATACAAGAGCTTAATAATGGGGTCTTTCTTTGCTAGCTGCATAAACACACGGCCAGATTCAGCCTCACTCTGATTCCCAGTCAAATTTGTAGCAGGGATCTGCAGAAAGAAAAGACGAAATGCATCTTAAACAGATGACCTTCCAAATACTCATGAGAAAGCAATTTATAAGTAATTGTGGTGCTGTCGAAAAGAGTGTAACAATACCGAGCCAACAACAAATCTTCAAATCACTTACGTCCAATGTTGTCAATTTCTGAACCTGGTCTACTATTAGGGACCGAAGAGGAGAGATTACAACAGTAACTCCTGGTGAAACACAGGCTGGAAGTTGGTAGCAAAGACTTTTACCACCacctaaaaaaaatacataaaaaaaaaaaccaaaaaaaacacatctattaAATAACCTAAATCATAAATAGATTGCGGTATTGGTTTATATAAGAATCTTTTGATATCAGTAACCTTTCCTGGTGTGATGCCATATTACAGAACATAGATTGCTATTACCCTGGACTATACAATTCTAGGTATTTCTATTCAGTAAACTGAAGTTACAGAACACAGAAGAACACAGGGTGCCGGTAGTTGGTAAGTTCTGTATTAACACACAATGGAAATGATTTCCAGTTAAAGGAACTCCTAACATACCAGTGGGCATCAAGATGAAAGTATCTTCACCCAGCAATGCAGCATTAATGGATTCCAGCTGATTGGTTCGGAACCGATGAAGACCGAATCGTTTGTGGAAAATCTTCATCATTTCCTTGGAGTGCGGGAAGTTGAATCCCTGGAATCGAACATGGGCTGGATTTTTACTAATAGCTTGGTCTAGAAGAACATAATAGAAAACCATAAGAAACTATAGTTCCTGTTTTACTGAAGTTATACTATACAGTCTATAgactacaaaatatatatatattgtttaataaacAATTAATTACACAGCTCTGTGTTGTTTATCGTCTATTAAAATTGCAGAATGCAGTACCGGTGTGCACCTAATACCAAATTGTAGGCTGTTTTCCACGCTTACTTCTCATGCTAGTTTGTAGTCTGCAATCCTTTGGAAATACTGCTTCTGTTTATTTCCATGGATAATTATAACAACTAGGACAAGTCTGAACCAACTTGCCTGAAGAACTTTTGCTGCTCTGAGTTGGTGTTGGCTTGGACATTGAAGAAAGGTTTAAACCAAGATTGGTTCCATTAACCACTGGAGCCTTCTTTTCCCACAGTGATTTGCTAGGTCCACCTTCTTTGACTGGTTGAAACACTGAATCAGACAGCTTTTTAGCTGCAGTACTAGTGTTTGACACACTATCATGATAATCACCCATATCTCCCTCATCAAAATCATCTATGTCAAAGAAAAAATCGTCATCATCGAGAAAAGTACCCATATCATCCGGTTCAGTTATATTGCCATTTGTTTGATCTGGAGCTCTGTTACTACTGCTTTGTGGTTTAGGTGAATACCAGCAATCGTGTTCCTCCTCCGCCTCTGGAGAGGGAGATTTGGTATAACAGACAGCTGAAGGTGACTCTTTATAATCACTGTTTGTAGACAGTCTGCCCTTTTGTTGTCCACCAAGACTGGTATAGGATGAAGCACTTGGTCTTGAGGAGATGTTTGGAGTCTGGTCAGGGGTTTGAATACCATTTATAGCACTCAGCTCTAAGTCATTGAAAAAACTGTCCTCGCAAGGGATTGAAGATGATTTTCTGAACTGAAAAGTCTTAGTAGAAGGCTGATCATTCTTAGCAGCAGTACTAATTTGAGTTGAATGACAGGAAAAGGGCTGGGTGACAGAACCAAAACTGGTATCGGTGCACCTCAACTGTGCATCGGAAGTCTGAGCAACAAGCTTTTTCCTATTAAACAAGAATAACACAATTACTTGCAAATCAAAAAGAAGTCTGAATgcttacaacaaaaaaaatattaggaACTGAGAAAACAACAGAAAGAACCAATGTTTCCTTTAAAGGGGTTTTAAATTCACCATCAGTGACCTAAACATAAATAGATTCTAGATTCTAATCACTAGTTGGATTAAAACGCATCTTAAGTTGCAAGATACAGCATGTAGGATTGATCAGCCCCACGTTGCTGTCTGGAATATAAAAACCTTACCTGTGATCCCTCTGCTGGAGAAGCTGGCTTCCGCAGGACAGTGCTTTCAGTTCATGAGAAGGGATAGAATCAACCAACCTGCAAATCTCCTCCATTACGCTAAACAGCTGATCTTCTGATCCCAAGCCACTGGCTGCCAACAAGACATACGCAAAGAGTGTAAATACAATTATCAAAATCATATCAACAAATGAACGTGTCCTAGAGTTCCAGATAACATGCCTGGGAATACCATAATACAGCTGTCCAAGAATCTTTTAAAtcacaaaatgtattaatgagcAGCAATCAATGGCGCTCCACTGTAAATAATTTGcacaacaaacaaagaaacagattaaAATATATGGGTATGAGTTTGGGTtatcacagtttttatttttacctttgtTCTGGATGCAATCCACATCAGTTTGTTTGAGAATAGATCCATTTGACGAAAAGAGTGTCTTATCACTAGAACCACATTTTCCTGAATCACTGAAATTCAATACACATTTGATTAAAGTCACAAACAAAACATACCCTTTAGTACCTAATAAGAtacaaaataagttttaaaatatgttactaCTTTAAATAATACAGCACCAAGCCTGGTTGCGTCTATGCAATAAATATTATTTGACTCAAATTTACCTGCAGGGCTTTAGAAAAGGAGGAGAAGGGAATATTTCACTCTCTGGAGAGGGTGGAATAAAATCAATGTCCTCTTCCTCAAAGTCAGGTTTGTCATTCTGCTTCTCTTCAGGATCATCGATAGCTATAATATCTGTGTCGCTCTGTTTACTCAGAGCACCTGAAAACAACATCATTTTACAAGGCTCAAATACAAAATCCATTCTAGTGTTCTGCAAATACTTTGTGAAGTAAAAACGTTTTCAGTAATTCAACGCACCTTTCCACTTTCCATTTACAGGTATGTCCTTTTCTGTGTGTTGTTCTTCGCTGTCACTCAGAATATCTATTGGTTGTGCAAAGTGACGCTTCCTAGTACCTTTCACAGGACTATCCTCCTCTTCATCCCCACTCCCCTCATGTGTGTCTTTCTGGGGAGCACAAACACTCAGGCACGTCAAAGACCTGTCCGAATCCTCTAAACTGGATACAAACCTGCTCTTGCCAAGCTGCCCTTCCTCATGGGTTTCATCACTGCCCTTGCTGTCCAGGTTTTTAGAAGATGAAtctttgaatgttccttttttttttaaacttggattTTTTGTACTGGATTCATTCTGAGTTTTAGAGTTCTTCCCGGAATGGTTTCGGCTAGCTGCTGTAATGCTTTTGTCTTTAAAAGATGTGTCAAAGTCTTCAAGGTCATCCCATTCATTGATATCAATGCCAAAGGACTGATCAAAGTCAGGCTCTTTAGCAGTCTCAAGTGTTTTGCTTCCCTCATCTGGTTTAGTTGTCTCTGGTACAATTTTAGCAGCTTGCCACTCTGGCTTGGTACTGTTCACTATTGGTTTAGTCACGTCTGGTGTAAACTTCAGTTTGTGCAGCTTGGAGCTTGACTCAAAGAAGCTGTTGATTTTTGCTTGCTGTTCTTTAGGCTTGATTAGAGGTGTCAGAGGTTCAGTCACTGTGCAATCATGATAAACATTAACGTCCTTGTCCACTAAAACAGATGGTGTTACCTTGGATGAAACAGACACTGCAGTACTACATGATGGTGTCTTCTTTTTAAAGGTAAAgcacctgtcaaaaaaaaaaaaaaatactacaaagctgaattaacaaattaattggcaaagaaaacaaatacatgtgaCGCAGGAATCCAAAATAATACACCGACTTAGACAAATCTATTCAGTAAGTTACCTTAAATTAACAGCAATTAAAATTGTGCAGAGGGACTTTGATATAAGCCAGAGGCATCGTACACAGCAGCTATAAAAGTATGTTCACCTAGCCACCAGCAGGTCACCCAATGCCTCAGAGTGTGCAGAAAATGGACAAACTGTCTGGAATATtcaagacatttttttaaaacaaaaaaaaaacaacaatttttgtGCAGTGAGCACTCCACATTGTAATGTGAATCAAAACATACAATACTTGCCAATATCAGCATTGTTCTGCCTTTTACCACCTATAACAATCTGTTAAGGTGGTCtagttaaaatactgtacagcctTTTCTGAATTTCATGTGGTCACTGTTCATCTTCTAGGGGCTGTACGCAAATCTTTTCTGCCAAATCTGTATGAGGATGGTTAAATCTGAATGCACTTAGACTGAACGTGCTTCGGTGTCAGTGactgaactttttttaaaatgcaacgaCTTACTGTTTAAAAAGGTCCACAGCCATGTAAATGAGATACAGTAAATCTCTTTGCACACATGCCTGTCCAATCAAACCATATGAAACAGCAGCGCAGAACACAGAATACAGAGCAGTTCAACACGACTGCGTTCTCTTACCCTGGTTTGGGTTTTGGCAGTGACAGTTTGTTCTGGGCAGCTTTGGTGGAATGCAGCTCCAGCTGTTTCTGAAGGTTATTCTGGGGAAGGACTGGCATTCTGAATAAAGCACAAGAAACAACATTCTGTTAATACACGTTCAATATTAATACATTTCTACATGAGTCAGCACAGAGGGGTGACAGGGAGGTACTGTAACTGTGGTGGGACCCGGTACTGTTAGCCTGCAGCTGGCTTACATCTGGACTGTTTGTGAatcacagtaataaaacaaaactactgATATTTTTTGTCGGTCTAAAACTGTCTGGAAttggaaacatatatatatatatataatcactacGGTGATCTGATAtggtgactgtttttttttttttacattacaacgTTACATGTCAACaagatgtttgttttctttctcattCTACCAAATATAAACAACGCTTTGAATGAGGCTAGTGCACGGGTACAAAAGCATTGTTAtgttacagtaaaaacaatacGAACTTCGCACGCAAATATGAACATTTAAACAGGGTTAAATGGAATGACTTACCTTAAACCCCTGACTCTAATCGCATTGTTATTACTTGGCAAAAGCCTGTATTTATTTTACGGTCTGTAACTCAAACCTGTAATCTGTGTGCTGTTTGTAATTTGCGCGTTCCTCCTCGTGTTCTTCCCATGAGCCGCTTCGGCACGGGGTATTTCCGGTTCAGGGTCACAAAGTAAAATCCGCTACTCGGCGCCACCTGCTGGGCATCAAACGAGTTGACATGTGTGCGCCacagaaacattttatttagCATGACATCAAACTAGAGCAGCTGTTTTTATAAACACATATGTATACAGTATTTCTGACCGTAATAACTTTAGAAATTTCTAACAGGGTGTATGTTGTGCTGTGGATTAGTGTTTTACGATTTGAGGTCGATGGTGATCGTACAGATggtcataaataaatacaaaataaataacatcaaatactaataatactactaataaaatGACCATGGTAAATGTGCATGGGACTGATCAGTTTATCATGGTTTATGCAGTTCATCATGGTTTTCACCATACTCATGTGTTCTTTATCATGTTTGTCTGCAGCTTGTACTGTGTTTCACTACACTTTATTATGTTTTTACCATGGTATGCCAAAGCAACCTTCATGCTTAAAATTAGGCATGAGAGCACTATATCGCATATGAATCAATacacattttacaatataaaGTGTGTTCGTGGGTCAGGGTTTGTTCCTTCTCTTTGTACCTCATTGTCTCAAAGCCCTATTGACACAGCAAGAGGTAAGAGTGTAAGGTGTGTAAGAGTGATTTCAGATTGTAACATCACTGGCTGCTCTGAGGGGGCTCCCTGTACTACAGCATGAATAGCAGCTATTGACACAGCAAGATGAGGGATTCAGAGTGTAACATCACTGTCATCACTGGCTGCTCTGAGGGGGCACCCTGTACTACAGCATGAATAGCAGCTATTGACACAGCAAGATGAGGGATTCAGAGTGTAACATCACTGTCATCACTGGCTGCTCTGAGGGGGTTCCCTGTACTACAGCATGAATAACAGGAACTGCTTTGGGTGACAGGTTTAGGGGAAGTTTTTGTCAGCCTTCTACTTCTCTTTCTTGTTCCTCTTCTTGTTCTTCTGACTAATTCTTGTCTTGGTCAGTCAATACCTCCTAAACTAATTGGTGCAGGAGTGTAGTGTGATTGTGCTGATGGGTAGAACGGCTGGTGCTCCAGACATGCTTTGATTTGGGGGTGACAGTCCAAGGGGAAAGGCCAGGGTGGGTTATGCACTTTAGCAATTCTCTGTTCTTTATTCTTGTTGGGGAATGCCCTGTGGTACAGCAGGACGCACGAACACGGAGGCAGGGGTGGGCTCCACGATGAAGACATTGCTTTTATTGTATTGCAGGACTCCAATTTAACCCCACTTAGCAACTCCATAGGCCATTCTAAATCCTTTCTGatcaatgaaaaaacaaaaaactaactcAAAACTGAAGTGCTAATAACCTGAAATATATTGCTCAAGTTAAATATTGCTTGTGGTAGTTTGAGGAACTTGAGCTCAtgtgttacagtttttttttttttttttttaggatcacTGGACAATGAGACCAACACAGTAGAAGGCACTGAGCCACTGAGATGAGCTCAGAGAGTTAAACTAGACTATTTAGGTAACAGTCCTGTCCTTTTTATCACCTGCACTAAAAcagacaaagcacaaaagtccCAGGCAGAAGAGTTCTATCTCGAtttagaattttattttaaagaatacatTTCTCCTAATCATAAACAAGTCACAATTGCAATTGTAAAATGATTCCCGGATGCATATGGCATGCAGTGCAGTGCATGCCGCATGCGTATCAGTGAAATGCACGTGCTTTCCCTTCTTGATTGAATGGGACTTGCTTTCACAATGGGCCTGGCCTTCCTGGAGTGTTACAGCAGAGGAACAGGGTAAGATGAGCAAGCAGCCAGGCCACACATATTCCTCCCCCTCTCAATATAGAAGTACCTGCAGGTCAAAAGAAGAGCATGCACAGAATCACatcattattcattatttaacaAGCCCAGGTGTCTTTGTTACACAGCTCTGCTCTGAAAGTCCACCTCTGTACAGTGAAGAATGCAACACTGATATGCAGTACATACACAGTAATGTAGACATACGCGTTGCACGCTGTGTGCTAAATTGCTGCTAACACAAGAAACGTAGTAACATACCCTTTCATTCCCCAGTACGGCCCCCAGGAGTTTTTCACAATCCAGTACGGGGTGCCTCTTTCTTCTCCATATCCAACAGCCAGGACTGCATGGTTTACTGTGTCTGTAGTGTTGTGACAGACAGTGCTAGGGGAGAGAGCAGACTTAGCAGGAGCAGGTACAGCCTCATTTATTAGTAACCCCTTCGGGAGCCTctttttttatcagtttattattttttttaatatgcttgaaGTGCCAGTTTTATAGCTACAGCAGATTCCCCATCACCCCCTGTGAATGTGCACATAAACCACTACAATGGGATATACatattgtagctaattattaaaatagcaaGTTTtacagtttatcaattactgttCTTTATTACACATACAGCTATGTAAGATAACAGGAGTACAGTTAACAGGAACAGTATGGCTGGAAACAGAAGTACTTTATATAGTGTGCAGTAAAGCATCATTGCCTTCCCCACATTAAAGAGCTCTGCCCCTGTACAGCTCTAAAGAGATGCTCCCCTACCTTGTGTAAACACCGTCTTGGTAATGCATGAAGTCAGAGGTCACTTCGTATGCCATGCTGACAGGGTTGAATCTGGCCACTGCATCCACCATGCTCATTTCATCATACTGCAAGTGCAGGAGCACATTCTTAGACATGACTTAGAGAAGTGTAACACCCAGACATCCAGACTACTGCAGCTGAGCTATTGGGAAATACCAAGGCACTTCTGTTTGACCTCCTAAAGCGCCTGGCGTTCTACTAGGGAACTGGAACCCACATTTACAGTGCTGGATTCTCGCTGTTTATTTACAGCTTATGGAAACAAGAACCACTGAACAGAAAACGTACAGAGCTATGGCAGCTTTGTCACTTTTGGTACACATGTGGGCAAACAGTGTTATTTCCTTTGGTGTCTTATACATGTAAGCTGGTAAGCAAGATGTTACAAGGACAATGTTATCAGTTTTAGTCAGAGGTAAAAGGAGCATTATTGCAATTTCTACAGCAGTGGCACACAGTAAATCTACTCGGTACTCACTTTGGTTATGTTGACAACTTCTTTCACAAAAGCAGCGGCCAACTCAGGCTTAAACTTGCATGTGCCGTCCTGTAGAGCGAACAGAAACACACCAGGGATTAAACTGTATACAGTGCTGACTGCTGCTCCTTTATGCCTACAATTCAACTGCTTTACAGTACATAAAGTACctatattgtatatattacagTTTAGGTTAAACCCAACCACAGGCACACACCTTCAATGACTCCTAGTAAGAGATAGCACTGTATAACTTTTACCTGTCCAGTATAGGGATAGCCGTCCTCAGTCATGAGTCCCTTGTTGTATTGGATGTATTCAAAGGCTTGACTTGGAAGTCCGCTGTAAAGGTGGTAAGATGGTTATATTTACTTTAATATCAGTTGAAACCTATACAATGCAATGGAAATAATGCACTTATGTGATATAGCTGTGCCATG
The DNA window shown above is from Acipenser ruthenus chromosome 24, fAciRut3.2 maternal haplotype, whole genome shotgun sequence and carries:
- the LOC117964230 gene encoding recQ-like DNA helicase BLM, which encodes MPVLPQNNLQKQLELHSTKAAQNKLSLPKPKPGCFTFKKKTPSCSTAVSVSSKVTPSVLVDKDVNVYHDCTVTEPLTPLIKPKEQQAKINSFFESSSKLHKLKFTPDVTKPIVNSTKPEWQAAKIVPETTKPDEGSKTLETAKEPDFDQSFGIDINEWDDLEDFDTSFKDKSITAASRNHSGKNSKTQNESSTKNPSLKKKGTFKDSSSKNLDSKGSDETHEEGQLGKSRFVSSLEDSDRSLTCLSVCAPQKDTHEGSGDEEEDSPVKGTRKRHFAQPIDILSDSEEQHTEKDIPVNGKWKGALSKQSDTDIIAIDDPEEKQNDKPDFEEEDIDFIPPSPESEIFPSPPFLKPCSDSGKCGSSDKTLFSSNGSILKQTDVDCIQNKASGLGSEDQLFSVMEEICRLVDSIPSHELKALSCGSQLLQQRDHRKKLVAQTSDAQLRCTDTSFGSVTQPFSCHSTQISTAAKNDQPSTKTFQFRKSSSIPCEDSFFNDLELSAINGIQTPDQTPNISSRPSASSYTSLGGQQKGRLSTNSDYKESPSAVCYTKSPSPEAEEEHDCWYSPKPQSSSNRAPDQTNGNITEPDDMGTFLDDDDFFFDIDDFDEGDMGDYHDSVSNTSTAAKKLSDSVFQPVKEGGPSKSLWEKKAPVVNGTNLGLNLSSMSKPTPTQSSKSSSDQAISKNPAHVRFQGFNFPHSKEMMKIFHKRFGLHRFRTNQLESINAALLGEDTFILMPTGGGKSLCYQLPACVSPGVTVVISPLRSLIVDQVQKLTTLDIPATNLTGNQSEAESGRVFMQLAKKDPIIKLLYATPEKVSASNRLISTLQNLYERKLLARFVIDEAHCVSQWGHDFRPDFKRLHELREKFPNVPIMALTATANPRVQKDILNQLKMSKPQVFTMSFNRHNLKYEVLPKRPKKVAEECIDWIRKHHPRNSGIIYCLSRKDCDTLADNLQKAGIAALAYHAGLKDRERDFVQHKWINQDGCQVMCATIAFGMGIDKPDVRYVIHASLPKSIEGYYQESGRAGRDGEISHCLLFYSYQDVIRIRRLIEMEKDGNKHTKQTHYNNLNSMVHFCETVVDCRRIQLLAYFGETTFNPNFCKEHPEVVCDNCSRTKQYKSRNVTEDVKSIVRFVQEKCEKVGARQNRGAQGNRLTLNMLVDIFLGSKTARIQTGLFGKGAAYSRHNAERLFRKLVLDRILEEDLYITANGQAVAYTSAGEKAMSVLNGYIQVEFHDTENASTLRKQKATVAKNVSKREEMVQKCVQELNDLCKKLGKVFGVHYYNIFSTASIKKIAETLSADPQALLEIDGVTEDKLEKYGAELIDVLQKYSEWQLPAEDQLEKPGVSDGWINTARDEDRAGGDDEDGGSSTYFGNKNARGGKRKKAPYFRNSKKRKGGNGGQQPAAKGGYKSNYSKASHTSSRGGYNARPQSTAGYNFSAAGVAASKRPGFMAMPMPRPNQRGFLKPSFAMA